The Canis lupus dingo isolate Sandy chromosome 8, ASM325472v2, whole genome shotgun sequence genome has a segment encoding these proteins:
- the OXA1L gene encoding mitochondrial inner membrane protein OXA1L, producing the protein MALGFMCGRRGLLRLLQPRRQFHSVVGPLPWPRKPPTAGLLLAAGRCRDRPHYVLAAPGLRGLSTSVILFAEAQVQAPPVIPATPSPTAVTEVASGETADVVQAAAEQSFAELGLGSYTPVGLIQNLLEFMHVNLGLPWWGAIAACTVLARCLVFPLIVKGQREAAKIHNHLPEIQKFSTRIREAKLAGDQAEFYKASSEMTFYQKKHDVKLFRPLILPLTQAPIFISFFIALREMANLPVPSLQTGGLLWFQDLTLSDPTYILPLVVTATMWGVLELGAETGMQSSDLQWMRNLIRVMPLAVLPITIHFPTAVFMYWLSSNMFSLGQVACLRIPAVRTILKIPQRVVHDSNKLLPREGFLKSFKRGWKNAELAHQLQERERRMQNQLELAARGPLRQTFTHNPLLQHGKNQPHSSSDSSSAKPKSKQPWRDTLG; encoded by the exons ATGGCGCTGGGCTTCATGTGCGGACGGCGGGGACTTCTGCGCCTGTTACAGCCACGGCGTCAG TTCCACAGCGTCGTAGGGCCCTTGCCCTGGCCGCGAAAACCGCCGACCGCGGGGCTCCTCTTGGCGGCGGGCCGGTGCCGCGATCGCCCGCACTATGTCCTCGCGGCTCCTGGCCTCCGGGGCCTCAGTACCTCTGTGATCTTGTTCGCAGAAGCCCAG GTTCAGGCCCCTCCTGTCATTCCTGCAACTCCCTCACCCACAGCAGTAACAGAGGTGGCTTCTGGAGAGACCGCAGATGTAGTCCAAGCTGCTGCCGAACAGAGCTTCGCGGAACTGGGGCTGGGGTCATACACCCCAGTGGGACTGATTCAGAACTTACTGGAATTTATGCATGTTAATCTAGGCCTACCTTGGTGGGGGGCCATCGCTGCAT GTACCGTCCTTGCCCGCTGCCTGGTGTTTCCTCTCATCGTGAAGGGCCAGCGAGAAGCAGCCAAGATCCACAACCACTTACCGGAGATCCAGAAGTTTTCCACTCGAATCAGAGAGGCCAAGTTGGCAGGAGACCAGGCTGAGT TTTACAAGGCCTCCTCGGAAATGACATTTTACCAGAAAAAGCATGATGTTAAACTCTTTAGACCTCTTATTCTACCTCTGACTCAG GCCCCGATCTTCATCTCCTTCTTCATTGCCTTGAGAGAAATGGCCAATCTTCCTGTGCCCAGCCTACAGACAGGTGGCCTCCTGTGGTTCCAGGATCTCACACTGTCTGACCCCACCTACATATTACCACTGGTAGTCACTGCTACAATGTGGGGTGTCCTTGAG ttaggTGCTGAGACTGGTATGCAAAGTTCTGATCTTCAGTGGATGAGAAATCTGATCAGAGTGATGCCCCTGGCAGTCTTGCCCATAACTATCCATTTCCCCACG GCAGTGTTCATGTACTGGCTCTCCTCCAATATGTTTTCCCTGGGCCAGGTGGCTTGCCTCCGGATTCCAGCCGTACGAACTATACTAAAAATCCCCCAGCGTGTTGTGCATGACTCCAACAAATTACTTCCACGGGAAGGTTTCTTAAAAAGCTTCAAAAGAG GGTGGAAGAATGCCGAACTGGCACATCAGCTACAGGAGCGTGAACGGCGCATGCAGAATCAGTTGGAACTAGCAGCTAGGG gTCCTTTACGACAGACCTTTACCCACAACCCTCTGCTACAGCATGGAAAGAATCAGCCTCACAGCAGCTCTGATAGCAGCAGTGCCAAGCCAAAGTCAAAGCAGCCCTGGCGTGACACGCTTGGCTGA